The following coding sequences lie in one Saccharopolyspora hordei genomic window:
- a CDS encoding ESX secretion-associated protein EspG, producing MLTALEFDVVCEAEKLTEHRHIVLDVPSPGVTYTERAELVQQAWASLRAKRLAESARDRLDVDFADLVGLLDRPQRSVDVRIWADRSIRALASANGSAGLLTIVDGDVVEMTPVRGGALAEAAVSVAGDVPPGTGRAVSLPNDILRQASDHAGPNDPLAFTDELRALGIPADDAADVAHMANGMGVRGQFGAEGNRSRGRPQRADRVVAFHDTDQGRYLHVVRPSGDGRRWSTIAPADNARIAEYTRELLAEVWED from the coding sequence GTGCTGACCGCGTTGGAGTTCGACGTGGTCTGCGAGGCGGAGAAGCTCACCGAGCACCGGCACATCGTGCTGGACGTGCCGAGCCCCGGCGTGACCTACACCGAACGCGCCGAGCTGGTGCAGCAGGCGTGGGCGTCGCTGCGCGCCAAGCGCCTCGCCGAGTCCGCGCGCGACCGGCTGGACGTCGACTTCGCCGACCTGGTCGGCCTGCTCGACCGCCCGCAGCGCAGCGTGGACGTGCGCATCTGGGCGGACCGGTCGATCCGGGCGCTCGCCTCGGCGAACGGTTCCGCGGGGCTGCTGACCATCGTGGACGGCGACGTGGTGGAGATGACGCCGGTCCGCGGCGGTGCGCTGGCCGAGGCGGCCGTGTCGGTGGCGGGCGACGTGCCGCCGGGCACCGGGCGCGCGGTGAGCCTGCCCAACGACATCCTCCGCCAGGCCAGCGACCACGCGGGACCGAACGACCCGCTGGCGTTCACCGACGAGCTGCGCGCGCTGGGCATCCCGGCGGACGACGCGGCCGACGTCGCCCACATGGCCAACGGCATGGGCGTCCGCGGCCAGTTCGGCGCGGAGGGCAACCGGAGCCGCGGCCGACCGCAGCGCGCGGACCGGGTGGTGGCCTTCCACGACACCGACCAGGGCCGCTACCTGCACGTGGTCCGCCCCAGCGGCGACGGTCGTCGCTGGAGCACGATCGCCCCGGCGGACAACGCCCGCATCGCCGAGTACACCAGGGAACTCCTCGCCGAGGTCTGGGAGGACTGA
- a CDS encoding SseB family protein has product MPLEHPRPGTGFPRSAVRLSGDLFAPRGPALLDVLHRFRAGQASLEHLAAALRDTTLFTAVSDEDGGTALITARSGETSWLAVFTSPARMAEFHRRSGRGADAVRYAEVTGADLLDQCLPALPRGTGLVVDAGSGHRTALAPVPGLVPDQIALEGNGS; this is encoded by the coding sequence ATGCCGCTGGAACACCCGCGCCCGGGAACCGGTTTCCCGCGCTCCGCAGTGCGCCTCAGCGGCGACCTGTTCGCGCCGCGCGGTCCGGCGCTCCTCGACGTCCTGCACCGCTTCCGCGCCGGGCAGGCGTCGCTCGAGCACCTCGCCGCGGCACTGCGGGACACCACGCTGTTCACCGCGGTGTCCGATGAGGACGGTGGCACCGCGCTCATCACCGCGCGCAGCGGCGAGACGTCCTGGCTGGCGGTGTTCACCTCGCCGGCCCGGATGGCCGAGTTCCACCGCCGCTCCGGCCGCGGCGCGGACGCGGTGCGGTACGCGGAGGTGACCGGGGCGGACCTGCTCGACCAGTGCCTGCCCGCCTTGCCCAGGGGCACCGGCCTGGTCGTCGACGCCGGGAGCGGGCACCGCACCGCGCTGGCCCCGGTCCCCGGCCTGGTACCCGATCAGATCGCACTCGAGGGCAACGGATCGTGA
- a CDS encoding putative T7SS-secreted protein — MVSNSSTFSEDLAWLGDELHELGQLTGVGPQDVIPGDPATVAEIGEHLTELGAALERAGRGIRAIDSGGWTGRAADAFRDAFLEKAPREWIEAGDALTGAGRAVLDYHEVLATEKPRAQRAKEELDRANAASQAALQAHRAATAAHAGGSGPAPGEFVDPGAEARARAEQEIAAARAAVRAAGDRAADTVALATADAPDAPGPLAQIAANAADVVQLFGDLAVDLGRGVVDGVVGTVQGVAGLGIGLAEAHYYSLPSTQLTDPEGCARFTEAATTAVQSVLENPWQAVKTVVDVDAWKENPARALGSMVPDAAASLVGGGIASRVAGTADRLADVADTAGDVSRTADRLGDAGHPAPRWDTGSPPRPGAPADPYARWDGPEFGPRGSDPLPEPEPPPAEPRSRELPEWFDDDGTPESWLDDGRGAPPPPDPAPELPGDPPAPDAPGPLTSAEDLARRASIEDEARTYESWAERGNPSDLQEVRHRAAEMHRVEEGAR; from the coding sequence GTGGTCAGCAACAGCAGCACGTTCTCCGAAGACCTCGCGTGGCTCGGTGACGAGCTGCACGAGCTCGGCCAGCTGACCGGCGTCGGGCCGCAGGACGTCATCCCCGGCGATCCCGCCACGGTCGCCGAGATCGGCGAGCACCTCACCGAGCTCGGGGCTGCGCTGGAACGCGCCGGCCGGGGCATCAGGGCGATCGACTCCGGCGGCTGGACCGGCCGCGCCGCGGACGCGTTCCGCGACGCCTTCCTGGAGAAGGCACCGCGCGAGTGGATCGAGGCCGGGGACGCGCTCACCGGCGCGGGCCGAGCCGTGCTGGACTACCACGAGGTCCTGGCCACCGAGAAGCCGCGCGCACAGCGGGCGAAGGAGGAACTGGACCGCGCGAACGCGGCCTCGCAGGCCGCGCTGCAGGCGCACCGGGCCGCCACCGCGGCCCACGCCGGCGGCTCCGGCCCGGCACCGGGCGAGTTCGTCGACCCCGGCGCGGAGGCGCGCGCACGCGCGGAGCAGGAGATCGCCGCGGCCCGAGCCGCGGTGCGGGCCGCGGGCGACCGCGCGGCCGACACCGTGGCGCTGGCCACCGCGGACGCACCGGACGCGCCCGGTCCGCTGGCGCAGATCGCCGCGAACGCCGCCGACGTCGTGCAGTTGTTCGGCGACCTGGCCGTCGACCTCGGCCGCGGCGTCGTGGACGGCGTCGTCGGCACGGTCCAGGGCGTCGCCGGACTCGGCATCGGGCTGGCCGAGGCGCACTACTACAGCCTGCCCAGCACGCAGCTCACCGACCCGGAGGGCTGCGCGCGGTTCACCGAGGCCGCGACGACCGCGGTCCAGTCGGTCCTGGAGAACCCGTGGCAGGCGGTCAAGACCGTCGTCGACGTGGACGCGTGGAAGGAGAACCCGGCCCGGGCGCTGGGGTCGATGGTCCCGGACGCGGCGGCGAGCCTCGTCGGCGGCGGCATCGCCAGCCGGGTCGCCGGGACCGCCGACCGCCTCGCCGACGTCGCCGACACCGCCGGGGACGTCTCCCGCACAGCGGACCGGCTCGGCGACGCGGGACACCCCGCACCGCGCTGGGACACCGGTTCCCCACCGCGTCCGGGTGCCCCCGCCGACCCGTACGCGCGCTGGGACGGCCCGGAGTTCGGCCCGCGCGGCTCGGATCCGCTGCCCGAACCGGAACCCCCGCCCGCCGAACCGCGCAGCCGCGAGCTGCCGGAGTGGTTCGACGACGACGGCACCCCGGAGAGCTGGCTGGACGACGGCCGGGGCGCCCCGCCCCCGCCGGACCCGGCCCCCGAGCTCCCCGGCGACCCGCCGGCACCGGACGCCCCCGGACCGCTGACGTCCGCGGAAGACCTGGCCCGGCGGGCCTCGATCGAGGACGAGGCCCGGACCTACGAGTCCTGGGCGGAGCGGGGGAACCCCAGCGACCTCCAGGAGGTCCGCCACCGCGCGGCGGAGATGCACCGCGTCGAGGAGGGGGCACGATGA
- a CDS encoding PPE domain-containing protein: MTSIDPIRDIRFEGMDIPQLQEWITQVKQGRGTESMQSAVRALDECVKVVVELDETLRRELGKLQIAWEGNAGDLAAAATQQQAVFLSDAPDPLRASAQSVDAQGRSYESTRHTLPNTDELRHKQSENVLEWVGGAFGYESDYDQEAKQIDAHKKAAQAALGSYRDTSVSQAEAYRPLPEVPPATVTPQSTAPSGVVGAGLGGVGSASAGTVAGSAQPGVPTPGTANPGQNPGQGVGAVPGGGVLPGQGLGDGRTGRPNERVAPPKRTGERREDERDRGGEADPTPEAAGDSGGVSAGTVLGIAAGGAAVAGIGAYAASKVLGGRAAPAPAGGPGGAVGDGKTAARGIGGGPGDTVAGKAAGSTPGSRPAAGSMMSPAATRGEKRSEDAEHENKYVAEETPFDDERLVAPPVLGGDQRDDEKPAETETEQKQD, from the coding sequence GTGACGAGCATCGATCCGATCCGCGACATCCGGTTCGAGGGGATGGACATCCCCCAGCTCCAGGAGTGGATCACGCAGGTCAAGCAGGGGCGCGGCACGGAGTCGATGCAGTCCGCGGTGCGGGCCCTGGACGAGTGCGTGAAGGTCGTCGTCGAGCTGGACGAGACCCTGCGGCGCGAGCTGGGCAAGCTGCAGATCGCGTGGGAGGGCAACGCGGGCGACCTCGCCGCGGCCGCGACCCAGCAGCAGGCGGTGTTCCTGTCCGACGCCCCGGACCCGCTGCGGGCGTCCGCGCAGAGCGTCGACGCGCAGGGCCGCAGCTACGAGTCCACGCGCCACACCCTGCCGAACACCGACGAGCTGCGGCACAAGCAGTCGGAGAACGTGCTCGAGTGGGTCGGCGGCGCGTTCGGCTACGAGAGCGACTACGACCAGGAAGCCAAGCAGATCGACGCCCACAAGAAGGCCGCGCAGGCCGCGCTGGGCTCCTACCGCGACACCTCGGTCAGCCAGGCGGAGGCCTACCGGCCGCTGCCGGAGGTCCCGCCCGCGACCGTGACCCCGCAGTCGACCGCGCCCAGCGGCGTCGTCGGTGCGGGGCTGGGCGGTGTCGGGTCCGCGTCGGCGGGCACCGTCGCCGGCTCGGCGCAGCCCGGGGTGCCGACCCCCGGGACGGCGAACCCCGGTCAGAACCCCGGTCAGGGTGTGGGCGCGGTCCCCGGCGGCGGCGTTCTCCCCGGGCAGGGGCTCGGTGACGGGCGCACCGGGCGGCCGAACGAGCGGGTGGCGCCGCCGAAGCGCACCGGCGAGCGGCGCGAGGACGAGCGCGACAGGGGCGGCGAGGCGGACCCGACCCCGGAGGCGGCCGGCGACAGCGGTGGCGTCAGCGCCGGCACGGTGCTCGGCATCGCCGCGGGCGGCGCGGCCGTCGCGGGCATCGGCGCGTACGCGGCGAGCAAGGTGCTCGGCGGGCGGGCCGCTCCGGCCCCCGCGGGCGGCCCGGGCGGGGCGGTCGGCGACGGCAAGACCGCGGCGCGCGGGATCGGCGGTGGTCCGGGTGACACCGTGGCCGGCAAGGCCGCGGGCAGCACGCCCGGCAGCCGCCCGGCGGCGGGCTCGATGATGTCCCCGGCCGCGACCCGCGGCGAGAAGCGGAGCGAGGACGCCGAGCACGAGAACAAGTACGTCGCGGAGGAAACCCCCTTCGACGACGAGCGCCTGGTCGCACCGCCGGTGCTGGGCGGTGACCAGCGCGACGACGAGAAGCCCGCCGAGACCGAGACCGAGCAGAAGCAGGACTGA
- the asnB gene encoding asparagine synthase (glutamine-hydrolyzing), with protein MCGISGWIDFQRDLTQEQGTIDAMCDTMSCRGPDARGTWVAPHAALGHRRLAIIDLPGGTQPMASPDGDVAIVYSGEAYNFTELRDELRRRGHQFKTDSDTEVVLHGYLEWGPQVAEHLNGMFAFAVWDARTDQLLLIRDRMGIKPLYYYPTEHGVLFGSEPKAILANPLAEKVVDADGLRELFAPVKTPRAAVWAGMREVEPGTIVTVDRTGLHEHTYWTLQAVEHTDDQQTTVARVRELLDDIVARQLISDVPRCVLLSGGLDSSAITALAGLQLARNGEKVRSFAVDFVGQTENFVPDEMRATPDGPYVRDVAEHVGSQHQDIVLDPDTLADPEVRRAAVQARDFPMGLGDMDQSLYLLFKSIREHSTVALSGESADEVFGGYKWFHDPAVREADTFPWFAAVRSQQGQQQSVLAPHISGALSLETFVADSYRDAVAAVPTLDGESAFERRMREISHMHLTRFVRVLLDRKDRMSMAVGLEVRVPFCDHRLVEYVFNAPWSLKTYDGREKSLLRGATADALPKSVVERVKSPYPSTQDPKYAAVLQRQVADLSSSGSEALSLLDEGWLRDALAKDPANIDTPTRYAFERALDLAAWFDIHRPTIKL; from the coding sequence ATGTGCGGCATCTCCGGCTGGATCGATTTCCAGCGCGACCTCACCCAAGAGCAGGGCACGATCGATGCGATGTGCGACACCATGTCGTGCCGGGGCCCGGACGCCCGCGGCACCTGGGTGGCCCCGCACGCCGCGCTCGGCCACCGTCGCCTGGCGATCATCGACCTGCCCGGTGGCACCCAGCCGATGGCCTCCCCCGACGGGGACGTGGCGATCGTCTACAGCGGTGAGGCCTACAACTTCACCGAGCTGCGCGACGAGCTGCGCCGCCGCGGTCACCAGTTCAAGACCGACAGCGACACCGAGGTCGTCCTGCACGGCTACCTCGAGTGGGGCCCGCAGGTCGCCGAGCACCTCAACGGCATGTTCGCCTTCGCCGTCTGGGACGCTCGCACCGACCAGCTGCTGCTGATCCGCGACCGGATGGGCATCAAGCCGCTGTACTACTACCCGACCGAGCACGGCGTGCTGTTCGGCTCCGAGCCCAAGGCGATCCTGGCCAACCCGCTGGCCGAGAAGGTCGTCGACGCCGACGGGCTGCGCGAGCTGTTCGCCCCGGTCAAGACCCCGCGGGCCGCGGTGTGGGCGGGCATGCGCGAGGTCGAGCCGGGCACCATCGTCACCGTGGACCGCACCGGTCTGCACGAGCACACCTACTGGACGCTGCAGGCCGTCGAGCACACCGACGACCAGCAGACCACCGTGGCGCGGGTGCGGGAGCTGCTCGACGACATCGTCGCGCGGCAGCTGATCTCCGACGTGCCGCGCTGCGTGCTGCTGTCCGGCGGCCTGGACTCCAGCGCCATCACCGCGCTGGCCGGCCTCCAGCTGGCCCGCAACGGCGAGAAGGTGCGCAGCTTCGCGGTCGACTTCGTCGGCCAGACCGAGAACTTCGTGCCCGACGAGATGCGCGCCACCCCGGACGGCCCCTACGTGCGGGACGTCGCCGAGCACGTCGGCTCGCAGCACCAGGACATCGTGCTCGACCCCGACACGCTGGCCGACCCCGAGGTGCGGCGCGCCGCCGTGCAGGCCCGCGACTTCCCGATGGGCCTGGGCGACATGGACCAGTCGCTCTACCTGCTGTTCAAGTCGATCCGCGAGCACTCCACGGTGGCCCTGTCCGGCGAGTCCGCGGACGAGGTCTTCGGCGGCTACAAGTGGTTCCACGACCCGGCCGTGCGGGAGGCCGACACCTTCCCGTGGTTCGCCGCGGTGCGCTCCCAGCAGGGCCAGCAGCAGAGCGTGCTCGCCCCGCACATCAGCGGGGCGCTCAGCCTGGAGACCTTCGTGGCCGACAGCTACCGCGACGCGGTCGCCGCAGTGCCGACGCTGGACGGCGAGAGCGCCTTCGAGCGGCGGATGCGGGAGATCAGCCACATGCACCTGACCCGCTTCGTCCGGGTGCTGCTGGACCGCAAGGACCGGATGAGCATGGCGGTCGGCCTGGAGGTCCGGGTGCCGTTCTGCGACCACCGGCTGGTCGAGTACGTCTTCAACGCCCCGTGGTCGCTGAAGACCTACGACGGCCGGGAGAAGAGCCTGCTGCGCGGCGCCACCGCCGACGCGCTGCCGAAGTCGGTGGTGGAGCGGGTGAAGAGCCCGTACCCGTCCACTCAGGACCCGAAGTACGCGGCGGTCCTGCAGCGCCAGGTGGCCGACCTCTCCTCGAGCGGCAGTGAGGCGCTGTCCCTGCTGGACGAGGGGTGGCTGCGCGACGCCCTCGCCAAGGACCCGGCGAACATCGACACGCCGACCCGCTACGCCTTCGAGCGCGCGCTCGACCTGGCGGCGTGGTTCGACATCCACCGGCCGACCATCAAGCTCTGA
- a CDS encoding DUF3558 family protein → MRALRYGLVVGAAAAVTLTGCTVNGPDPEPSTTTSSGGAPSFSFPARPAELPIAGKQDQEICTWLTPEQKAQLETGGGRPVVKNGNNYNGCTFLGQSGRAQFGVSLRVVPEGLEAFAAKLADSEPEQTEVNGFGAVRSQVPGAEGLGCAVFVDAAEGQTLYVDMSLTTPGAMDDAQMCEKAGQAAEAAVTTLQAKG, encoded by the coding sequence GTGCGCGCACTCCGGTACGGGTTGGTCGTGGGGGCCGCGGCTGCGGTCACGCTGACCGGTTGCACGGTGAACGGGCCTGACCCCGAACCCAGCACCACGACGTCGAGCGGGGGAGCGCCGTCGTTCTCGTTCCCGGCACGACCTGCGGAGCTGCCCATCGCGGGCAAGCAGGACCAGGAGATCTGCACCTGGCTCACTCCCGAGCAGAAGGCGCAGCTCGAGACCGGTGGCGGTCGCCCGGTCGTCAAGAACGGCAACAACTACAACGGCTGCACCTTCCTGGGGCAGTCCGGCCGCGCGCAGTTCGGCGTGTCCCTGCGGGTCGTGCCCGAAGGGCTCGAGGCCTTCGCCGCGAAGCTCGCCGACTCCGAGCCGGAACAGACCGAGGTCAACGGCTTCGGGGCGGTGCGGAGCCAGGTGCCGGGTGCTGAAGGGCTCGGCTGTGCGGTGTTCGTCGACGCCGCCGAGGGCCAGACGCTCTACGTCGACATGAGCCTGACCACGCCCGGGGCGATGGACGACGCGCAGATGTGCGAGAAGGCCGGGCAGGCCGCCGAGGCGGCCGTGACGACGTTGCAGGCCAAGGGCTAG
- a CDS encoding acylphosphatase, whose translation MRGVTDSGAARLTAWVHGHVQGVGFRWWTRARALELGLVGSATNLPGNRVEVVAEGPRDACEKLLAALRSGETPGRVEFVAEQWSEPKGGLTGFVER comes from the coding sequence ATGCGGGGTGTGACGGACTCCGGAGCTGCGCGACTGACCGCATGGGTGCACGGGCACGTGCAGGGCGTGGGTTTTCGCTGGTGGACGCGGGCGCGAGCGCTCGAGCTCGGGCTCGTCGGCAGCGCCACGAACCTGCCCGGGAACCGCGTCGAGGTGGTGGCCGAAGGCCCTCGCGACGCCTGCGAGAAGCTGTTGGCGGCACTGCGTTCCGGGGAGACCCCCGGTCGCGTCGAGTTCGTCGCCGAGCAGTGGTCGGAACCCAAGGGCGGCCTGACCGGCTTCGTCGAGCGCTGA
- a CDS encoding nucleoside/nucleotide kinase family protein — protein sequence MEFSKLVERARALADRGQRRVLGITGAPGAGKGTVAERLLAELDGRAVVVPMDGFHLANAQLRRLGRQDRKGAPDTFDAAGYVALLRRVREADETVYAPEFHREVEESYAAEIAVEPDVPLVITEGNYLLLDVPPWSEVRDLLDECWFLAPDDEVRVQRLVARHVAHGRTPQEAAEWVQRSDEANARLVAPTRARADLVVLGDPR from the coding sequence GTGGAGTTCTCGAAGCTGGTGGAGCGGGCGCGGGCGCTGGCCGACCGTGGACAGCGGCGGGTCCTCGGGATCACCGGGGCGCCCGGGGCCGGGAAGGGCACCGTCGCCGAGCGGCTCCTCGCCGAGCTCGACGGTCGCGCGGTCGTCGTGCCGATGGACGGGTTCCACCTGGCGAACGCGCAACTGCGGCGGTTGGGCAGGCAGGACCGCAAGGGGGCGCCCGACACCTTCGACGCCGCCGGGTACGTGGCGCTGCTGCGGCGGGTCCGGGAGGCCGACGAGACCGTGTACGCGCCGGAGTTCCACCGCGAGGTCGAGGAGTCCTACGCCGCCGAGATCGCCGTGGAGCCGGACGTCCCGCTGGTCATCACCGAGGGCAACTACCTGCTGCTGGACGTCCCGCCCTGGTCCGAGGTGCGGGACCTGCTGGACGAGTGCTGGTTCCTCGCCCCGGACGACGAGGTCCGCGTGCAGCGGCTCGTCGCCCGGCACGTCGCGCACGGCCGGACCCCGCAGGAGGCCGCGGAGTGGGTGCAGCGCAGCGACGAGGCCAACGCGCGGCTGGTCGCGCCGACCCGGGCGCGCGCCGACCTGGTCGTCCTCGGCGACCCGCGGTGA